From a single Solenopsis invicta isolate M01_SB chromosome 4, UNIL_Sinv_3.0, whole genome shotgun sequence genomic region:
- the LOC105207917 gene encoding ceramide phosphoethanolamine synthase codes for MFLPTLANKTYLAFLLLLLLYFIGMDLLLYFRVQNYNVRPYTNATQASSYQSPILCDLNPICTVTVKAMMLDHPNHYILSPLASLMDYLLNISHSWTWLTPNAISISHVLIAVIGARCITRNSLFHRQIGVVLFQIRAWLDNLDGHVARTRLNIKGERSDVGSIGFFVDGICDGLGCIALIVAVFIFLRRNTNDCVNYERQPTRTSLLSSLPYSAISSNTSWKSSLYNMLIIGLHFSLISFAWNRYISLYQDLLETDGKDVLLIKQEDLYDRQTIVFRSFSFWTITFVWKILNFHAMMDYLLLAIFLPGHLRHRIWEYVRLTWWQLPAVLLLLVFVSELHYVNAYTYIKTL; via the coding sequence ATGTTCCTGCCGACGCTCGCTAACAAGACATACTTGGCGTttctactactattactattatactTCATCGGGATGGATCTGCTACTTTATTTCAGAGTGCAAAATTACAACGTTCGTCCATATACAAACGCTACGCAGGCATCATCATATCAATCGCCTATTCTGTGCGATCTGAATCCGATTTGTACAGTAACAGTAAAGGCCATGATGTTGGACCATCCTAATCATTACATCCTAAGTCCTTTGGCATCCTTGATGGATTATTTGCTGAACATCAGTCACTCCTGGACTTGGTTAACACCGAACGCCATCAGCATTTCTCACGTGCTGATAGCCGTAATTGGCGCCCGATGCATCACACGGAATTCTCTCTTTCACAGACAAATAGGTGTTGTTTTGTTCCAAATCAGAGCCTGGTTGGATAACTTAGATGGACACGTGGCAAGAACGAGGCTTAATATCAAGGGTGAAAGATCCGACGTAGGTTCGATTGGTTTCTTTGTGGATGGCATTTGCGACGGTCTCGGTTGTATCGCTCTTATAGTCGCGGTATTCATTTTTCTGAGACGTAACACCAACGACTGCGTTAACTACGAACGACAACCCACTCGAACGTCGTTGTTATCGTCGTTACCTTATAGTGCCATCTCCTCCAATACGTCTTGGAAATCGTCTCTGTATAACATGCTAATAATAGGCCTTCACTTTTCTTTGATAAGCTTCGCTTGGAACCGATATATATCCCTATATCAAGACCTCTTGGAGACCGACGGCAAAGATGTTCTTCTAATCAAGCAAGAAGATCTCTACGACAGACAAACCATCGTCTTTAGAAGTTTCTCCTTTTGGACTATCACCTTCGTCTGGAAGATCCTAAACTTTCACGCGATGATGGATTACCTACTTCTGGCGATATTCCTACCAGGGCATCTGCGACATCGAATCTGGGAATACGTCAGGCTCACGTGGTGGCAATTACCCGCCGTTTTATTATTGCTTGTATTTGTTAGCGAACTTCACTATGTCAACGCATATACTTAC